The Miscanthus floridulus cultivar M001 chromosome 6, ASM1932011v1, whole genome shotgun sequence genomic interval TCTCGCTAGTCAAATATCTCTAAAGTGCACATAAGATATAGAAAAAATTATTGGAGGGTGGAAGGTATAGAGAGTGATTTTTatttaaatagctctccaaataATAATTTATAGAGTGAGTTCCACaaagtctcttggagatgctctaagcttGAGCTAAATGGAACTCCTATTTGTAAAAAAGGTTTGCAACCGATCCCATAAGCACCAATTGAATTATTAAAAAAAAGTAGATTTTTTAGTAAATTACATTGGCGGTCCATAAACTATTACGCGATTCTTATCGTTAGGAATATAGATTTTGATAGAAAAATAACCTTTAATAGCTTGTTTAAATAGATCCTCAAATATTGTCATTCTCTATTCCGGATTTCTCGCTAGTCAAATATCTCTAAAGTGCACATAAGATATAGAAAAAATTATTGGAGGGTGGAAGGTATAGAGAGTGATTTTTatttaaatagctctccaaataATAATTTATAGAGTGAGTTCCACaaagtctcttggagatgctctaagcttGAGCTAAATGGAACTCCTATTTGTAAAAAAGGTTTGCAACCGATCCCATAAGCACCAATTGAATTATTAAAAAAAAGTAGATTTTTTAGTAAATTACATTGGCGGTCCATAAACTATTACGCGATTCTTATCTAGGTCCCCGAACCATAAAATTGCATATCTAGGTTCCTATACTATTTAAATATACCATCTCGGTCCAAAACAACCATGTCATAGTCCATTAATTAGCTGACGTGACGCTTCAGCGTGgaactgacatgtgggtccgtaGCTCATAATTCACTACAAGAAATTTTGGGATCTATGAcaatttctaaaaaaattataTAGGTTCATGACATAAGAGTTATGTTTTAGATTCATTGTGAAAAATACTTTTATAGTATAATTCATATGTCATAAAATTATAAGGATTTTTTTTGAAATAGATGGTCTAATATAGTAATGTTTGACTTCAAATAAAACTAATGTTATATGTAAAAAAGAAGGAAGGGAGTAGTTTAGGTCCTCTTGGAGTCCAAGCTAAGAAAGGAAATTACCGCCATTTCTCATTGAACTAATATAGCAAATATCATACATGTGAAGGAAAGTCGATAAAAATAATTTTGCATCACACGACTTTGACTCAGTAGAAAAGGATATATGAGCAACTCCAAGAGCTTATATCCTTCCTAATTGATGGGAATGGAAAtatagattttggtgaaaaatatCTCCCAACGAATTCTTTAATTAGATATCCGAATATTGTCATCCTCTATTTCGGATTTACTGCTAACCAAAGATAGAGAGCGGGCTGGCTCTCTAGGGTGCACACAAGATATGGAAAAATTGTTGGACTGTGAAAAGATATAAAGAGCGATTTTTGTTCAAATAACTCTCCAACTAATAATAATTTAAAGAGTGAGTTTAAGAAAGACTTTTGGAGATGCTCAAATGTGGTTAACATTATTTCTGAAGTTAATTTTATTTTTGCAAACACAAGTTTTGTTATCTATATATTTTCTTAAAATTTGGGTTCGTCATGATAAAAACTGCAAGGGTACGGAGTAGGCGACCTACAATGAAGGCTAACCAACCATGGCAACCCGGAAAAACTTATGGCCAACTTTCGCCTGCAGTCAACTCCCGATCGACCTCTTTAGCAGCAGCACAAATTTTGGGATACGAATGACGTCCATTTATAGCCATTTCACGCCCTTGTCTCTCTTGTTAACCTCGCGGTCATTCCAAATCCGAAAGGACCACGCAATGTTCCGATACCTCGCTGCTCTGATTCTCGTCGCCGCCTTGGCGGCGTCTACGAACAAGTCCGTTGATGCCCGCGTGGTCCACCCCATCGTCGgccccgacctcgaggccgccgGCCCATCTCCCGCCGATGACGACGACGGCCGTCGCCTGATCGGCACCACCGGCCACGATGAACTCGTAGCGTTATGCCAACAGGTAGCACATGCATGCAGGCACGAATTTGATCTGTTGCGTAGTATAGACGAATTGCAGTGCGGTACGTAGGGGCTTGATTTCTTCCTGAATGAAGACTTACAAATGTGCATGCACACGCAACGCATGGCATGTGCGTGCAGATGCACTACAAGACGTTGTGCACCACGATGACGACGCTGCCCGGGGTGACGACGCCGGAGCAGCTGCTGGACGCGTCCCTGCGGATCACAGCGGTGAAGGCGGCGATGGCGGAGACGAAGCTGGACGAGGCGATAAAGTTGGGCGGCGCCCAGGGTAACCCTATGATGTCGTCGCTGGAGACGTGCAAGGAGAGCTACGCGTCACTGGTGGACTCCATCAATAACTCGCGGGACACGCTCAAGAACGGCGGCAGCAACGCGGACCTCATGACGGAGCTGTCCGCGGCGGCCACCTACTCCACCGACTGCGAGGACACCTTCGAGGAGCGGCCGGAGCTCCAATCGCCCATACCCGGGGCGCAGCGCCACATCAGCCGCCTCGTCAGCAACTGCCTCGACCTGGCAGCCACCATCAAGGAGCAGCCCTAGACGCCACCAGGCCgcttgcatgcatgcattgaCGAAAACACGCAGTGCAAGCATGGTACATTACGTACATGTATGTTTATGTGTATTCTTGCTAGCGTACATTGCTCGATCTGTTGTGCATTTGCCATGGGGAGCTTCAGTGCGTTTATAACAGGCTTATGTTTATGTTTATGTTTACTATAATCACTTTCAGAATATATAGGTGTTTTCGGGACTAAGAAATGCAATTCTAGTTGTTGAAGATCTTCTAAGCATGGACAGTACAACCCACCGAGGAGTTTTTTTTATGTGTCTTTCTTAAACTCACgttctaaatcatcatttagaaaatcatttggaaaatCATCACTTTCTCAATCTTTTCACTCTCCAGTAGATTTTCTATATCTTATGCGCACTCTAAAGAGTTAATCACTCTTTATTTTTTACTAGCGAGAAATATATAATGAAGTATGATAATATTTGGATACATCAAATTAAAGAAGTTATCGGAGGACTCCAAAGAAAGATGCATTTTTCTGAACTAACATTAGATTTATTTTGTAGGTTATTCTACCCATTATTGGCAAACACATAAGGTATGCCTTCGTTCCGGTCATACCTGCGAACAATGCCAAACTCATTAatcactaccggattcagcttctttgccgagtgcctcaggcactcggcaaaggccgatatacattcggcaaaggccgatatacactcggcaaagagcgctcggtaaacagtttattggcaaagacctctttgccgagtgcactttatcgggcactcggcaaagcctttgtcgagtgctaatctgacactcggcaaagaaaagtcgccgtgacggcgagcgccaccgtgacggcggctttgccgagtgtcaaggtcaagcacttggcaaaggtcgtcgctttgccgagcgccgttgactcaggcactcggcaaaggtggccactgtgtcgagtgccaccggcaagacactcggcaaaggtagcctatttgccgagtgtcctgtcaAGACACTTGGCAAACaggagacctttgccgagtgcctggcccatggcactcggcaaatctgtgatgtttgccgagtgcaatggcctttgcactcggcaaagcatgttctcaggtagtcactttgccgagtgtcgtggccattgcactcggcaaagtgactgaaaacaacctttttatttgttttttacatcccatccagacaaacagaagatatatataacaaacatcaccaacatcacatatatatcatcagcagcacatatatatcaccaacaccacatatatatcacaaacgtcacatatatatcacaaacgtcacatgtctcacaatatatcacaaataagttcacaagtaatccaagtgctccatcatctacaaccacaattacAAATAGAAGttccattaacaaccacaagaatCTTAACCAGATGACCAATGAGActaatttggtgaaggattcgctgaagcatgaggatcgttcgatgccgccgattgattctgcacaaaggagaagagattgcattcGCATGTACCCCCTCCTtaggatcttagctatcattctatgaccgtgcgtttggtcttcTCGCAAGTCCAACCTTCCTTGAACCCCCACACGTAGCGGGGATTCGGTCGAGAGTTAGCTTGTTTTTGTGACTGTTGCCCCGTCCGcagtttccgcaaccagaggggtcACTTGTGACGCGCTCGGttagctcgctaatgggcacgttTGAACGGAATCCGGTTCCGTCgcttgtgatggggtcggcaaagccctcgcgTGGCATTgcgttgctccttaacccgccttccaacagattccccctcaatggggat includes:
- the LOC136458833 gene encoding probable pectinesterase/pectinesterase inhibitor 61, translated to MFRYLAALILVAALAASTNKSVDARVVHPIVGPDLEAAGPSPADDDDGRRLIGTTGHDELVALCQQMHYKTLCTTMTTLPGVTTPEQLLDASLRITAVKAAMAETKLDEAIKLGGAQGNPMMSSLETCKESYASLVDSINNSRDTLKNGGSNADLMTELSAAATYSTDCEDTFEERPELQSPIPGAQRHISRLVSNCLDLAATIKEQP